Proteins from a single region of Mytilus trossulus isolate FHL-02 chromosome 2, PNRI_Mtr1.1.1.hap1, whole genome shotgun sequence:
- the LOC134708399 gene encoding STE20-related kinase adapter protein alpha-like isoform X2, whose protein sequence is MDVNCACTKSHTHDSPANAPYSRKPHPLKSTNKDDLDSNGDVGRMMEYVADPSLYELYTVIGKGCDEAITITFTRYTPTGEIVAVKRVDLDHYPHDVSVLQNEIILSRQLYHENVLPTRATFVTNNEIWSILPIMAYGSCKDLLHAYFGNGLSELAVAYIMRDVIQGIEYLHSKGIIHRGIKASHILLSADGRVSLTGIRNAYSMIRNGHRLRTVHEYPITCVSMLKWFSPEILAQNLTGYDTKSDIYSIGITACELANGAEPFADMQLTQMLLEKMHGTKPVLIDCTTIADLVGDDDNATQVAQDSGIDVDTAKSRAEVVDIASRRKFSQHFHNFVDVCLEKDPTDRPTASSLLNHSFFKHLKKRSCDFLPTLVQPVQPLRADMLQSATPSPEDELVADLQNINVDDWEF, encoded by the exons ATGGACGTG AATTGTGCTTGTACCAAATCTCACACTCATGATTCTCCAGCTAATGCACCTTATTCTAGAAAACCTCATCCTCTG AAATCAACAAACAAAGATGACCTTGACAGTAATGGAGATGTGGGAAGAATGATGGAATATGTTGCTGATCCATCATTATATGAATTATATACAGTTATAG GTAAAGGTTGTGATGAAGCCATTACAATTACATTTACGCGGTACACACCCACAGGAGAAATTGTAGCAGTGAAGCGGGTAGACTTGGATCATTATCCTCATGATGTTTCAGTATTACAA AATGAGATAATCCTGTCCAGACAGCTATACCATGAAAATGTTCTACCAACTAGAGCAACATTTGTTACCAATAATGAAATATGGTCAATCTTGCCAATCATGGCATACG GATCTTGTAAAGATTTACTCCATGCCTATTTTGGAAATGGGTTATCTGAGTTAGCAGTAGCCTATATAATGAGAGATGTAATCCAAGGTATAGAATATTTACACAGCAAAGGTATTATACATAG GGGCATTAAAGCTAGTCATATTCTCCTGTCAGCAGATGGACGTGTGTCGTTGACAGGAATACGTAATGCATATAGTATGATAAGGAATGGACATCGACTCAGGACAGTGCATGAGTACCCAATCACATGTGTGTCCATGTTGAAATGGTTCAGTCCAGAAATTTTAGCACAG AATTTAACGGGGTATGATACCAAATCAGATATCTACAGTATTGGTATAACAGCGTGTGAGTTAGCCAATGGTGCAGAACCGTTTGCAGACATGCAGTTAACTCAG ATGTTACTGGAAAAGATGCATGGAACAAAGCCTGTTCTTATAGATTGTACAACTATAGCTGATTTAGTTGGTGATGATGATAATGCAACGCAAg TTGCTCAAGATTCTGGAATAGACGTAGACACAGCCAAAAGTCGAGCTGAAGTTGTAGATATTGCCAGTCGTAGGAAATTCTCTCAACACTTCCATAACTTTGTTGATGTTTGCTTAGAGAAAGATCCTACTGATAG GCCAACTGCATCATCACTATTAAACCAttcatttttcaaacatttgaaGAAAAGGTCATGTGATTTTTTGCCAACATTAGTTCAACCTGTTCAGCCATTGAGAGCAGACATGTTACAATCAG CCACACCTTCTCCAGAAGATGAACTTGTAGCTGATcttcaaaatattaatgttGATGATTGGGAATTTTGA
- the LOC134708399 gene encoding STE20-related kinase adapter protein alpha-like isoform X3 produces MSFLKSTNKDDLDSNGDVGRMMEYVADPSLYELYTVIGKGCDEAITITFTRYTPTGEIVAVKRVDLDHYPHDVSVLQNEIILSRQLYHENVLPTRATFVTNNEIWSILPIMAYGSCKDLLHAYFGNGLSELAVAYIMRDVIQGIEYLHSKGIIHRGIKASHILLSADGRVSLTGIRNAYSMIRNGHRLRTVHEYPITCVSMLKWFSPEILAQNLTGYDTKSDIYSIGITACELANGAEPFADMQLTQMLLEKMHGTKPVLIDCTTIADLVGDDDNATQVAQDSGIDVDTAKSRAEVVDIASRRKFSQHFHNFVDVCLEKDPTDRPTASSLLNHSFFKHLKKRSCDFLPTLVQPVQPLRADMLQSATPSPEDELVADLQNINVDDWEF; encoded by the exons ATGTCATTTCTG AAATCAACAAACAAAGATGACCTTGACAGTAATGGAGATGTGGGAAGAATGATGGAATATGTTGCTGATCCATCATTATATGAATTATATACAGTTATAG GTAAAGGTTGTGATGAAGCCATTACAATTACATTTACGCGGTACACACCCACAGGAGAAATTGTAGCAGTGAAGCGGGTAGACTTGGATCATTATCCTCATGATGTTTCAGTATTACAA AATGAGATAATCCTGTCCAGACAGCTATACCATGAAAATGTTCTACCAACTAGAGCAACATTTGTTACCAATAATGAAATATGGTCAATCTTGCCAATCATGGCATACG GATCTTGTAAAGATTTACTCCATGCCTATTTTGGAAATGGGTTATCTGAGTTAGCAGTAGCCTATATAATGAGAGATGTAATCCAAGGTATAGAATATTTACACAGCAAAGGTATTATACATAG GGGCATTAAAGCTAGTCATATTCTCCTGTCAGCAGATGGACGTGTGTCGTTGACAGGAATACGTAATGCATATAGTATGATAAGGAATGGACATCGACTCAGGACAGTGCATGAGTACCCAATCACATGTGTGTCCATGTTGAAATGGTTCAGTCCAGAAATTTTAGCACAG AATTTAACGGGGTATGATACCAAATCAGATATCTACAGTATTGGTATAACAGCGTGTGAGTTAGCCAATGGTGCAGAACCGTTTGCAGACATGCAGTTAACTCAG ATGTTACTGGAAAAGATGCATGGAACAAAGCCTGTTCTTATAGATTGTACAACTATAGCTGATTTAGTTGGTGATGATGATAATGCAACGCAAg TTGCTCAAGATTCTGGAATAGACGTAGACACAGCCAAAAGTCGAGCTGAAGTTGTAGATATTGCCAGTCGTAGGAAATTCTCTCAACACTTCCATAACTTTGTTGATGTTTGCTTAGAGAAAGATCCTACTGATAG GCCAACTGCATCATCACTATTAAACCAttcatttttcaaacatttgaaGAAAAGGTCATGTGATTTTTTGCCAACATTAGTTCAACCTGTTCAGCCATTGAGAGCAGACATGTTACAATCAG CCACACCTTCTCCAGAAGATGAACTTGTAGCTGATcttcaaaatattaatgttGATGATTGGGAATTTTGA
- the LOC134708399 gene encoding STE20-related kinase adapter protein alpha-like isoform X1 — protein MSFLNCACTKSHTHDSPANAPYSRKPHPLKSTNKDDLDSNGDVGRMMEYVADPSLYELYTVIGKGCDEAITITFTRYTPTGEIVAVKRVDLDHYPHDVSVLQNEIILSRQLYHENVLPTRATFVTNNEIWSILPIMAYGSCKDLLHAYFGNGLSELAVAYIMRDVIQGIEYLHSKGIIHRGIKASHILLSADGRVSLTGIRNAYSMIRNGHRLRTVHEYPITCVSMLKWFSPEILAQNLTGYDTKSDIYSIGITACELANGAEPFADMQLTQMLLEKMHGTKPVLIDCTTIADLVGDDDNATQVAQDSGIDVDTAKSRAEVVDIASRRKFSQHFHNFVDVCLEKDPTDRPTASSLLNHSFFKHLKKRSCDFLPTLVQPVQPLRADMLQSATPSPEDELVADLQNINVDDWEF, from the exons ATGTCATTTCTG AATTGTGCTTGTACCAAATCTCACACTCATGATTCTCCAGCTAATGCACCTTATTCTAGAAAACCTCATCCTCTG AAATCAACAAACAAAGATGACCTTGACAGTAATGGAGATGTGGGAAGAATGATGGAATATGTTGCTGATCCATCATTATATGAATTATATACAGTTATAG GTAAAGGTTGTGATGAAGCCATTACAATTACATTTACGCGGTACACACCCACAGGAGAAATTGTAGCAGTGAAGCGGGTAGACTTGGATCATTATCCTCATGATGTTTCAGTATTACAA AATGAGATAATCCTGTCCAGACAGCTATACCATGAAAATGTTCTACCAACTAGAGCAACATTTGTTACCAATAATGAAATATGGTCAATCTTGCCAATCATGGCATACG GATCTTGTAAAGATTTACTCCATGCCTATTTTGGAAATGGGTTATCTGAGTTAGCAGTAGCCTATATAATGAGAGATGTAATCCAAGGTATAGAATATTTACACAGCAAAGGTATTATACATAG GGGCATTAAAGCTAGTCATATTCTCCTGTCAGCAGATGGACGTGTGTCGTTGACAGGAATACGTAATGCATATAGTATGATAAGGAATGGACATCGACTCAGGACAGTGCATGAGTACCCAATCACATGTGTGTCCATGTTGAAATGGTTCAGTCCAGAAATTTTAGCACAG AATTTAACGGGGTATGATACCAAATCAGATATCTACAGTATTGGTATAACAGCGTGTGAGTTAGCCAATGGTGCAGAACCGTTTGCAGACATGCAGTTAACTCAG ATGTTACTGGAAAAGATGCATGGAACAAAGCCTGTTCTTATAGATTGTACAACTATAGCTGATTTAGTTGGTGATGATGATAATGCAACGCAAg TTGCTCAAGATTCTGGAATAGACGTAGACACAGCCAAAAGTCGAGCTGAAGTTGTAGATATTGCCAGTCGTAGGAAATTCTCTCAACACTTCCATAACTTTGTTGATGTTTGCTTAGAGAAAGATCCTACTGATAG GCCAACTGCATCATCACTATTAAACCAttcatttttcaaacatttgaaGAAAAGGTCATGTGATTTTTTGCCAACATTAGTTCAACCTGTTCAGCCATTGAGAGCAGACATGTTACAATCAG CCACACCTTCTCCAGAAGATGAACTTGTAGCTGATcttcaaaatattaatgttGATGATTGGGAATTTTGA
- the LOC134708399 gene encoding STE20-related kinase adapter protein alpha-like isoform X5, translating to MMEYVADPSLYELYTVIGKGCDEAITITFTRYTPTGEIVAVKRVDLDHYPHDVSVLQNEIILSRQLYHENVLPTRATFVTNNEIWSILPIMAYGSCKDLLHAYFGNGLSELAVAYIMRDVIQGIEYLHSKGIIHRGIKASHILLSADGRVSLTGIRNAYSMIRNGHRLRTVHEYPITCVSMLKWFSPEILAQNLTGYDTKSDIYSIGITACELANGAEPFADMQLTQMLLEKMHGTKPVLIDCTTIADLVGDDDNATQVAQDSGIDVDTAKSRAEVVDIASRRKFSQHFHNFVDVCLEKDPTDRPTASSLLNHSFFKHLKKRSCDFLPTLVQPVQPLRADMLQSATPSPEDELVADLQNINVDDWEF from the exons ATGATGGAATATGTTGCTGATCCATCATTATATGAATTATATACAGTTATAG GTAAAGGTTGTGATGAAGCCATTACAATTACATTTACGCGGTACACACCCACAGGAGAAATTGTAGCAGTGAAGCGGGTAGACTTGGATCATTATCCTCATGATGTTTCAGTATTACAA AATGAGATAATCCTGTCCAGACAGCTATACCATGAAAATGTTCTACCAACTAGAGCAACATTTGTTACCAATAATGAAATATGGTCAATCTTGCCAATCATGGCATACG GATCTTGTAAAGATTTACTCCATGCCTATTTTGGAAATGGGTTATCTGAGTTAGCAGTAGCCTATATAATGAGAGATGTAATCCAAGGTATAGAATATTTACACAGCAAAGGTATTATACATAG GGGCATTAAAGCTAGTCATATTCTCCTGTCAGCAGATGGACGTGTGTCGTTGACAGGAATACGTAATGCATATAGTATGATAAGGAATGGACATCGACTCAGGACAGTGCATGAGTACCCAATCACATGTGTGTCCATGTTGAAATGGTTCAGTCCAGAAATTTTAGCACAG AATTTAACGGGGTATGATACCAAATCAGATATCTACAGTATTGGTATAACAGCGTGTGAGTTAGCCAATGGTGCAGAACCGTTTGCAGACATGCAGTTAACTCAG ATGTTACTGGAAAAGATGCATGGAACAAAGCCTGTTCTTATAGATTGTACAACTATAGCTGATTTAGTTGGTGATGATGATAATGCAACGCAAg TTGCTCAAGATTCTGGAATAGACGTAGACACAGCCAAAAGTCGAGCTGAAGTTGTAGATATTGCCAGTCGTAGGAAATTCTCTCAACACTTCCATAACTTTGTTGATGTTTGCTTAGAGAAAGATCCTACTGATAG GCCAACTGCATCATCACTATTAAACCAttcatttttcaaacatttgaaGAAAAGGTCATGTGATTTTTTGCCAACATTAGTTCAACCTGTTCAGCCATTGAGAGCAGACATGTTACAATCAG CCACACCTTCTCCAGAAGATGAACTTGTAGCTGATcttcaaaatattaatgttGATGATTGGGAATTTTGA
- the LOC134708399 gene encoding STE20-related kinase adapter protein alpha-like isoform X4 produces the protein MDVKSTNKDDLDSNGDVGRMMEYVADPSLYELYTVIGKGCDEAITITFTRYTPTGEIVAVKRVDLDHYPHDVSVLQNEIILSRQLYHENVLPTRATFVTNNEIWSILPIMAYGSCKDLLHAYFGNGLSELAVAYIMRDVIQGIEYLHSKGIIHRGIKASHILLSADGRVSLTGIRNAYSMIRNGHRLRTVHEYPITCVSMLKWFSPEILAQNLTGYDTKSDIYSIGITACELANGAEPFADMQLTQMLLEKMHGTKPVLIDCTTIADLVGDDDNATQVAQDSGIDVDTAKSRAEVVDIASRRKFSQHFHNFVDVCLEKDPTDRPTASSLLNHSFFKHLKKRSCDFLPTLVQPVQPLRADMLQSATPSPEDELVADLQNINVDDWEF, from the exons ATGGACGTG AAATCAACAAACAAAGATGACCTTGACAGTAATGGAGATGTGGGAAGAATGATGGAATATGTTGCTGATCCATCATTATATGAATTATATACAGTTATAG GTAAAGGTTGTGATGAAGCCATTACAATTACATTTACGCGGTACACACCCACAGGAGAAATTGTAGCAGTGAAGCGGGTAGACTTGGATCATTATCCTCATGATGTTTCAGTATTACAA AATGAGATAATCCTGTCCAGACAGCTATACCATGAAAATGTTCTACCAACTAGAGCAACATTTGTTACCAATAATGAAATATGGTCAATCTTGCCAATCATGGCATACG GATCTTGTAAAGATTTACTCCATGCCTATTTTGGAAATGGGTTATCTGAGTTAGCAGTAGCCTATATAATGAGAGATGTAATCCAAGGTATAGAATATTTACACAGCAAAGGTATTATACATAG GGGCATTAAAGCTAGTCATATTCTCCTGTCAGCAGATGGACGTGTGTCGTTGACAGGAATACGTAATGCATATAGTATGATAAGGAATGGACATCGACTCAGGACAGTGCATGAGTACCCAATCACATGTGTGTCCATGTTGAAATGGTTCAGTCCAGAAATTTTAGCACAG AATTTAACGGGGTATGATACCAAATCAGATATCTACAGTATTGGTATAACAGCGTGTGAGTTAGCCAATGGTGCAGAACCGTTTGCAGACATGCAGTTAACTCAG ATGTTACTGGAAAAGATGCATGGAACAAAGCCTGTTCTTATAGATTGTACAACTATAGCTGATTTAGTTGGTGATGATGATAATGCAACGCAAg TTGCTCAAGATTCTGGAATAGACGTAGACACAGCCAAAAGTCGAGCTGAAGTTGTAGATATTGCCAGTCGTAGGAAATTCTCTCAACACTTCCATAACTTTGTTGATGTTTGCTTAGAGAAAGATCCTACTGATAG GCCAACTGCATCATCACTATTAAACCAttcatttttcaaacatttgaaGAAAAGGTCATGTGATTTTTTGCCAACATTAGTTCAACCTGTTCAGCCATTGAGAGCAGACATGTTACAATCAG CCACACCTTCTCCAGAAGATGAACTTGTAGCTGATcttcaaaatattaatgttGATGATTGGGAATTTTGA
- the LOC134705535 gene encoding uncharacterized protein LOC134705535 produces the protein MAYFQSVHKSEIPINCHLCDSKKNIKWKCLDCGLFICDKCKEGRHLRIKNAQDHKVISIKDVGLHCEKLDFTNIKCTNHTEQSCCLFCKRCGSLVCPTCVSKVHKKHANDLIEISEAYKIKMDGLKEGQSYIKKEKEKAITIKKQLEQRKNAENAKYNKVIPNILNHGNALKKAIDKYIEEMKDDVDQYLKDTLKSIDTDLHNLSKSMEHANEKNREVEILIKTKDVAKFFSEVSYNKSKEVLVPKPQSSYNSIPNFLPGEITQSNVGVLQNVESPEKLSVAFKICQEYQTELSRVSQIIPCADNLVWINSSSDGCIINAETKGRKLTVLSTFNMTVYGMAITQTNELLLSVHGKSRLQKLNTTTGKLTDTDFNVDPLVPISIHITSGNKLIVVGISNKLGRKAVFVINHRGDHEIVYEYDKHNQPMFTYLRSITSTSDGNIQLVDFHKGKKGRVVVLGKGSDIVNSYTGDPKINKHKSFKPQRIATTSKDNVIVTDLDTEIIHILNSKGCLISWYNTKDIGILHPFSLALTPTGQVYIGCTRQAGSTAKEAKIYEVTISGC, from the coding sequence ATGGCGTATTTTCAATCTGTGCATAAAAGTGAGATACCTATAAATTGTCATTTATGTGATTCTAAGAAAAACATCAAGTGGAAATGCTTAGACTGCGGACTTTTCATCTGTGATAAGTGTAAAGAAGGAAGACATCTTAGAATTAAAAATGCACAGGATCATAAAGTCATAAGTATCAAAGATGTAGGTCTACATTGTGAAAAATTggattttacaaatattaaatgtaCCAACCATACTGAACAATCCTGCTGTCTGTTTTGCAAAAGATGTGGAAGTCTAGTGTGTCCAACTTGTGTGTCTAAAGTTCATAAGAAACATGCAAATGACCTTATTGAAATCAGTGAagcatataaaattaaaatggatGGACTGAAAGAAGGACAAAGTTATATTAAAAAGGAAAAGGAAAAAGCCATTACCATAAAAAAGCAATTGGAACAACGTAAGAATGCTGAAAATGCCAAGTATAACAAAGTTATTCCTAATATTCTGAATCATGGAAATGCATTGAAAAAGGCAATTGACAAATATATTGAAGAAATGAAAGATGATGTTGACCAATACCTGAAAGATACTTTGAAATCAATAGACACAGACCTTCATAACTTATCAAAATCTATGGAGCATGCTAACGAGAAAAACAGGGAAGTTGAGATTTTAATCAAAACCAAAGATGTCGCAAAGTTTTTTTCAGAAGTCAGCTATAACAAATCAAAGGAAGTTCTAGTACCAAAACCACAATCTTCATATAATTCCATACCAAACTTTCTTCCAGGGGAGATCACTCAATCTAATGTTGGGGTGCTACAAAATGTAGAGAGTCCAGAAAAATTAAGTGTTGCCTTTAAAATCTGTCAAGAATATCAGACAGAACTTTCAAGAGTATCACAAATCATTCCATGTGCTGACAATTTGGTCTGGATTAATTCAAGTTCAGATGGTTGTATTATAAATGCAGAAActaaggggagaaaactcactGTGTTATCTACCTTTAACATGACTGTCTATGGTATGGCAATAACCCAAACTAACGAACTCCTTCTTTCGGTTCACGGTAAATCCAGACTACAAAAACTCAATACTACTACTGGTAAACTAACAGACACAGACTTTAATGTGGATCCTCTGGTACCTATAAGTATCCATATCACCAGTGGTAACAAGCTTATAGTTGTAGGAATCAGCAATAAACTTGGAAGAAAGGCTGTTTTCGTAATAAACCATAGAGGAGACCATGAAATTGTGTATGAATATGATAAACACAATCAACCTATGTTCACTTACCTGAGGAGTATCACAAGTACCAGTGATGGGAATATTCAACTGGTAGATTTTCACAAAGGTAAAAAAGGAAGAGTGGTTGTTTTGGGGAAAGGAAGTGATATAGTTAATTCATATACCGGAGATCCCAAAATCAACAAACATAAATCATTTAAACCACAGAGAATAGCAACAACATCAAAAGACAATGTGATCGTGACTGATTTAGACACAGAAATAATACATATTCTAAATAGTAAAGGCTGTCTAATATCATGGTACAACACTAAAGACATAGGTATACTACATCCATTCTCCCTTGCCCTTACCCCGACAGGACAGGTCTACATTGGTTGCACTAGACAAGCAGGTAGTACAGCAAAGGAAGCCAAGATTTATGAAGTGACTATATCGGGATGTTAA